The following coding sequences lie in one Changpingibacter yushuensis genomic window:
- the deoC gene encoding deoxyribose-phosphate aldolase, translating into MEYTPKSVVKMVDHTLLKPEASEEAVRALIDDAKALGTYSVCISPNMLPLPADVELGDVKLAVVCGFPSGAHHSEIKAAEAARSVSEGADEVDMVINLSWATTNQFDKVEADIRAVRDAIPGAVLKVIIESAALTDDQIVAVCEAAKSAKADFVKTSTGFHPAGGASVHAVELMKKTVGNALEVKASGGIRDGKFASELIMAGATRLGLSGTQKVLDTL; encoded by the coding sequence ATGGAATACACCCCTAAATCTGTGGTCAAGATGGTTGATCACACGTTGCTCAAGCCCGAGGCAAGTGAGGAAGCGGTGCGCGCCCTCATTGACGATGCTAAGGCGCTTGGAACATACTCTGTCTGCATCTCTCCGAACATGTTGCCGCTTCCGGCCGATGTGGAACTGGGAGATGTCAAGCTTGCCGTTGTGTGTGGTTTTCCCTCTGGAGCCCATCACAGTGAGATTAAGGCGGCTGAAGCTGCTCGCTCTGTATCTGAGGGCGCCGACGAAGTGGACATGGTCATCAACCTGAGCTGGGCCACCACCAATCAGTTTGACAAGGTGGAGGCGGATATCCGTGCAGTGCGGGACGCCATCCCGGGTGCGGTCCTCAAGGTCATTATTGAATCGGCGGCTTTGACTGATGATCAGATCGTAGCGGTGTGTGAGGCCGCCAAGAGTGCCAAGGCTGATTTCGTGAAGACCTCCACCGGATTCCACCCGGCAGGCGGGGCATCCGTTCACGCTGTGGAGCTCATGAAGAAGACCGTGGGCAATGCGTTGGAGGTCAAGGCTTCCGGCGGCATCCGTGACGGTAAGTTCGCCTCTGAACTCATCATGGCTGGCGCAACGCGTCTGGGCCTTTCCGGAACGCAGAAGGTGCTTGACACCCTGTGA
- a CDS encoding phospho-sugar mutase → MINVDAIEAWIAHDPSEEDRSELSSLLAAAQSGDNTASIELADRFSGPLTFGTAGLRGSMAAGPHRMNRAVVRRAAAGLVAYLLEKVGTDAVVVVGNDARHHSREFAEDTAAIAHAAGLRALLMPRALPTPLVAYAVRALGADAGVMVTASHNPAADNGYKVYLGNRCADEWGNGVQLVPPADADIAAKIAAAPPADEVPLAEGYEIIGEDLIDSYVEEAASLVPPNHSRDLKIVYTAMHGVGEPIVRRVLDKAGFTNVIEVAEQCTPDPDFPTVPFPNPEEPGALDLAKALAKKVNADLVLATDPDADRCSAAVPVNGEWRQLSGDEIGSILGEYVAQTVSMLDQGSATLASSIVSSRLLQQIAESHMINYEATLTGFKWIARTPHLSFGYEEAIGFCVNPNAVRDKDGISASAVLAYVAARLSDGGSDLTGELDRLYAKHGVYYSGPVTVRVDDLSIIPATMAKVRQDPPAELAGSALTSIVDLSEGSDDLPPTDGIAWYTEQNDRVIIRPSGTEPKVKCYLEVYSPVDSPDSLDAAKALAAKRLTHLKADVAEALKL, encoded by the coding sequence ATGATCAACGTTGATGCAATAGAAGCTTGGATCGCACACGATCCAAGCGAAGAGGACCGCTCTGAACTCTCTAGTTTATTGGCGGCCGCGCAAAGCGGAGACAACACCGCCAGCATCGAACTCGCTGACCGCTTCTCCGGCCCACTCACCTTTGGAACCGCTGGGCTTCGCGGTTCGATGGCAGCTGGTCCCCATCGGATGAACCGGGCAGTTGTACGCCGCGCCGCCGCAGGCCTAGTGGCTTACCTACTCGAAAAGGTCGGTACGGACGCCGTCGTCGTGGTTGGAAATGACGCCAGGCACCATTCACGGGAGTTCGCAGAAGACACCGCTGCGATTGCTCACGCCGCTGGCCTTCGCGCACTACTCATGCCTCGCGCACTTCCCACTCCGCTCGTTGCCTACGCCGTACGCGCGCTCGGAGCCGATGCCGGCGTCATGGTCACAGCCTCACACAATCCCGCTGCTGACAACGGCTACAAGGTGTACCTAGGAAATCGCTGCGCAGACGAATGGGGCAACGGCGTCCAGCTCGTTCCCCCGGCTGACGCCGATATCGCAGCGAAAATCGCTGCCGCCCCACCCGCCGATGAAGTTCCGTTAGCCGAGGGCTACGAAATAATCGGAGAGGACCTCATCGATTCTTACGTTGAAGAGGCCGCATCGCTCGTTCCGCCGAATCATTCCCGCGATCTGAAGATCGTATACACGGCAATGCACGGCGTAGGCGAACCAATCGTGAGGCGGGTACTCGACAAAGCGGGATTCACGAATGTGATCGAAGTGGCCGAACAGTGCACACCTGATCCCGACTTCCCAACAGTTCCTTTCCCCAACCCAGAGGAACCAGGTGCACTGGATCTTGCCAAGGCCCTAGCCAAGAAAGTCAATGCGGACCTTGTACTGGCCACAGATCCGGACGCCGATCGGTGCTCAGCCGCCGTTCCCGTCAACGGCGAATGGCGTCAACTCTCCGGAGATGAGATCGGTTCAATCCTAGGTGAGTACGTTGCCCAGACAGTGAGTATGTTGGACCAAGGCTCGGCCACGCTCGCCTCATCAATCGTTTCCTCGCGTTTGCTCCAGCAGATCGCGGAGTCCCACATGATCAACTACGAAGCAACTCTGACCGGCTTCAAGTGGATTGCACGCACACCGCACCTCTCCTTCGGTTACGAGGAAGCAATTGGATTCTGTGTGAACCCGAATGCGGTACGCGACAAGGACGGTATCTCGGCAAGTGCGGTCCTGGCATACGTGGCCGCACGCTTGAGTGATGGTGGCAGCGACCTCACCGGGGAACTCGATCGCCTCTACGCCAAGCACGGCGTGTACTACTCGGGACCAGTCACTGTGCGCGTGGATGACCTCTCGATCATCCCTGCCACAATGGCAAAGGTTCGCCAAGATCCACCTGCCGAACTCGCAGGTTCGGCGCTGACGTCTATCGTGGACCTCTCCGAAGGCTCAGATGATCTTCCGCCCACTGACGGCATTGCGTGGTACACCGAGCAGAATGACAGGGTGATCATCCGCCCATCTGGAACCGAACCGAAGGTCAAGTGCTACCTCGAGGTGTACTCCCCCGTGGATAGCCCCGATTCACTCGATGCGGCTAAAGCCTTGGCAGCTAAGCGGCTAACACACTTGAAGGCCGATGTGGCTGAAGCCCTGAAGCTGTGA
- a CDS encoding purine-nucleoside phosphorylase: MENSTTPAIALAQEAATVIADRTGIAHHDIALTLGSGWGGAADLIGEKTAEIPATEIPGFAESAVPGHVGTISSIALPNGHHALVLGARTHYYEGKGVRAVAHGIRTAAQTGAKVAILTNGCGATVTEWQPGSVVLISDHINLTAASPLEGATFVDLTDAYSPRLRAVAHSVDPTLPEGVYAQFPGPHYETPAEVRMARLIGADLVGMSTALETIAAREAGMDVLGLSLVTNHAAGFAPGNLSHTEVLEAGGAAGPRISQLLAQIIARIDKE, from the coding sequence ATGGAGAATAGCACGACGCCGGCGATAGCCTTGGCCCAAGAGGCCGCGACTGTAATCGCGGATCGCACTGGAATCGCACATCACGATATTGCCTTAACACTCGGCTCCGGATGGGGAGGCGCGGCTGACCTCATTGGAGAGAAAACCGCTGAAATTCCTGCAACGGAGATTCCTGGGTTTGCCGAATCGGCTGTTCCCGGCCATGTCGGTACCATCAGTTCAATAGCACTGCCGAACGGTCACCACGCGCTCGTGCTCGGCGCTCGAACCCATTATTACGAAGGCAAGGGTGTCAGGGCCGTCGCCCACGGGATTCGCACGGCAGCCCAAACTGGTGCCAAGGTTGCCATCCTAACCAACGGCTGCGGCGCAACTGTCACCGAATGGCAGCCTGGTTCGGTAGTCCTTATCTCTGACCACATTAATCTCACAGCCGCTTCACCCCTTGAAGGCGCAACGTTTGTGGATCTGACAGACGCGTATTCGCCACGCCTGCGCGCAGTGGCTCACTCGGTTGATCCGACTCTTCCAGAAGGCGTTTACGCCCAGTTCCCCGGCCCTCATTATGAGACGCCAGCAGAAGTCCGCATGGCGCGGCTCATTGGTGCAGACCTTGTAGGCATGTCCACGGCGCTAGAGACAATCGCTGCACGCGAGGCAGGAATGGACGTACTTGGTCTTTCGCTAGTTACCAATCACGCGGCAGGGTTCGCACCAGGCAACCTCAGCCACACGGAAGTTCTTGAAGCGGGCGGCGCCGCTGGGCCACGCATTTCCCAACTACTTGCGCAGATCATCGCGCGAATCGACAAGGAGTGA